From the genome of Labedella gwakjiensis:
TCCGCATAGAGGACGAGTCCGTCGGCGCTCCAGATCTTCACACGCACCACCCCGGCACCGAGGAGCTGATCTCGAGCGACCTCGTCGAACGCGGCGATGGCGTCGGTGTCGGCGTCGACGAGGGCCGATGTGAGGGCCGGCTGGACGACGGCCTCCGCCAGGACGTCGGTGACGTTGGCGGCATCGTTGACCGCCTCCCGTTCGGCGAGCCACTGAGCGGCGACCGTGGCGAAGAGGGCCACGACGACGAGCACGACGACGAAGCCCGCCGCGAGGCGGATGACGATGGAGCGCGCACGAGGCGACCGCGACGCCTCAGCGTCGCGGTCACCCGCGTCGACGAGCGTGATCCAGGGGATCTCGTCGACGCCCGACTCCGTGCGGCCCGCCGTCACTCAGTCGTCCTCTCCGCCGCCGGAGCGGTCGTCGCCGCCGTGGCCACTGTCGTCGGTCCCGCTGCCACCGTGCTCGTCGCCGCCGCTGTCATCACTGCCGCTGTCATCACTGCCGCTGTCATCACTGCCGCTGCTGCCGCCGTGATCGTCGCCGACGTCGTCGGTCCCGTTGTCGCCGGTCCCGTTGTCGTCTGTCCCGTTGTCGTCGCCGCCATGGTCATCCGCCGACGGGCTCGGCGAGGGCGATGTCGATGGCGACGTCCCACCCTGGACGTCGCGGTCGTCACCCGGCTCGGTGCGGTCGTCGCGCGACACGTCGCCGCCGCGGTCGTCCGCCGACTCGGATGGGGAGGGTGTCGACGTCACCGCTTGCGTCGGCACCCGGACCGGCACCGATTCGGCGAAGGAGGCGTTGCCCCATAGACCCAGCACGGCGGGGACGGCGACGACGACGAGGGCTCCAGCGCCGAGGAGGATCCGATTCTTCATGATGTGTTCCTTTCGCTCATTGTGGACCGCGAGGTCGTCGTCTCCAAACGTCGCTCCGGGTGGTCTCCTCCGAGCATCGCCGGGAGGAGGCCACGTCCACCAGTGATCGATGGTCGTAGTACCAACGTCGGATTGTCCGGCCCGCCGGCCGCTCAGGAGAGTGGGTCCTGCTCACCCCAACGAATCGAGGCCATCATGAGCAGCATCTCCATCGCCCGTCGCGCAGTGGTCGTCACCGCGGCGTTCGTCGTGGCATCCGGCATCATCCTCGGCGGCGGTGCCGCCCAGGCGAAGACCACCTCGGCCGGCGGCGACTACGCCGTGACCGTGAACGGCGTGACCTACAACCCGGCGGCGGGGAAGGACGTCAAGGTCCAGAACATCGCCGTCTCCGGTCGCATCACGGTGTCCGGGCGGAACAACCGCTTCACGATCGACCCCGCGACGCTCGGCGTCTACGACTACACGCTCACGGGGGCGCCTGACACGCAGCGGATGGTGACATCGCCCACGGTCGTCTTCGCATCGAAGGTGCCCACTCTCACCGCCGCCCAGCGCTCCGGTGTCCGACTGTCGAAGCTCGAGGTGAAGGACGACAGCGTCGTGGCGATCTTCACGACCTCGGCCGGCAAGCTCAAGATCCAGGCGAAGGACGGCGCGCAGGGCGGCATCTTCCAGATGGAGCCGGAGTTCGCCGGCCCCATCGAACTCGTCCACACCCTGGGTTCCGGCCTGTTCTACTTCGTGAACGAGTTCACCGGCAAGATCAACTTCGGCAACGGAGTCGACGCGGTCGCTTCGGGTGCGAACGCGCACCAGATGCTCCTCGGCAAGGACAGCCCTCAGGTCGCGACGAAGACGTTCCAGAGCGGAACCGTCACGAAGTGGATCGTCGAGCCCGGCGGACGCCTCGGCGGTGTTCTCGGCGAGGACGCCATCGAGCTGTCGGCCGGTGCGACGAACTGCACCAGCAAATGCCAGGCGCAGAACCGCATCAACGGTTCGCTCCCCGTGCCGCCGAACCCGACGAACCCCACCCCGATCGGCTGATCGGAGCACGCACGGCTGCCGCAGTGACCGCCGGGGCACCAGGATCGACCTGGTGCCCCGGCGGTTCTGCATGTCAGCGGCAGCGCGGACGTCAGCGGCGGCGCGAGCCCCGACGCGACGACCGCTTCGAGCGGGTGGACCTCGACGAGCGGCCCTTCTTCGTCTGCTTCTGGTCGCCGAACAGCCGTCGGGCGAAGTTCAGGAGGAAGGGCAGGGCGAGTCGCATGAACATGGGGATTCCTTCGTCGGATCGGGACCGACGGAGAGATCGGCGCGTCACGAGCGTAGGCGGGACTCGGCGACCGGCACCCCCCGTTGACGCGCAGAGACGTTATGGGCGGAGACGTGATGGGCGGAGACATGATGGGCGGAGACGGGAGTGTCCGTCTCCGCTGTCACCACACCACTTACGCGTCCGTGACCTCGTAGAACGACGGGTCGGCGGCGTCGCCCGGAGTCGCCCCGCCGTCCTCATGCCCGGCGTCGATTGCACGGTACGTGACGCCCTCGTAGACGATCTCGGGTCCGTCGTCCTCGACGACCGCGACGGTGATCCCGCGGGAGTTGATCAGTTTGGCCTTCATGTCGTCATCCTCTCATTCGCCCCGGTGCTCAGGTGCGCAGGTGCTCACGACCGACCGAGGAGCACGTCGGCCCGCCGACGGTGCTCGTCGCGCTTCTCCGCGTCCATCCTGTCGAGCAGCGAGACCACCATGGTGCTGCGCGGGTTGGATGCGAACACCGGGCGGTGGTCCTCGATGAAGGCCCAGTACAGAGCGTCCCAGTCGGGTACCCACCCGCCCGTCGGGAGGTCCGACATCTTCCGGAGGTAGTTGCTGCCCGACACGTAGGGCTTGGTCGTGATCCGATCACCGGCCGCGAACTGGCTCATGGCGTAGACGTTCGGCACCATGACCCAGTCGTACGCGTCGATGAAGAGCTCCATGAACCACTCGTAGACCGCGTCGGGGTGGATGCGCAGCAGGCACATCGCGTTGCCGAGCACCATCAGGCGCTCGATGTGGTGGGCGTAGCCGGTGTCGAGCACGCGGGAGACGACGAGATCGACGGGCGCGAGTCCGGTGGTCGCGTCCCACCAGCCGGGGTCGAGGGTCCGCTCGTGGCCGAGCACGTTGGACGTGCGCATCCGGCGACCCTGCGTGCGGTACGTCGCCCGCATGTATTCGCGCCAGCCGATGATCTGCCGGACGAACCCCTCCAGCGAGGCGAGCGGGGTGTCCTCGTGCGCGCCCTCGAGGACCGCGTCGAGGATCTCCCGCGGGTCGAGCAGACCGATATTGAGGGGCCCCGTGAGCAACCCGTGGTTGATGAAGGGGTGCGTCGCCGAGATCGCGTCCTCGTATGGACCGAAGTCGTCCAACCGCTCGCGGACGAACTCGCGGAGGTGCTCGCGAGCCTCGTCCGCCGTCGTCGGCCAGGCGAACAGATGCGGGTCGCCCGGGTTGTCCGGGAACTCGGCGGCGACCCAGGTGATCGCTGCGGAGACCTCGTCGGCGACCTCGCGGTCGGAACCACCGATGTCCAGGGTCCCCGACTCGCGGAACACGGGGTGATCGGCGAACCGCTCGACGGTCGGCGGCCGGTAACCCTTCGGCAGCTTCTTCCGATTGTCCGCGTCGAACGACCACTTCCCGCCGACGGGTTTCCCGTGGTCGAGGAGCACGTCGAGGCGCTTCCTCTGCCACACGTAGAAGTTCTGCATGCGCGCGTCGTTGCGGGCGAACCAGTCGTCGATGTCCTCGCGGTCGGTGAGGAAGTTGGGCGTCTCCATGACGTCGCTGCGCTGCATCCGGTAGCCACCCTCGGCGAGCGCCGCGAGCAGGTCGCGCTCGAGCCAGTCGTCGACCACGTCGAACCAGGTCACGAGCGCGGGGTCGAGCTTCCGGACGAGGTCCGCCAGCTGCCGGTTCGATCCCCGGTCCGCCTCGCTGCGGAGGTGCTCGACGTCGAATCCGCGCTGACGGAGGCGGAGAGCGAAGCGATCCATCGATGCCCGGTGCAGGACGAGCTTCTGCGCGTGGAAGCGGTACTGGCGGAAGAGCAGATCGTGCTCGATGAGCACGAACACGGTGTCGTCTGGAGCCTCGAGGTGGACGTCGAAGAGCTGGTGCGGCAACACGAGTCTCAAGGAGGGGCCGGAACTCATGCCCTCACGATAGGTCGGGGACCATCGCAGACCAGCCGGGTTGCGCGGTCACCCGAGTCGCGACAGCACCGCACCCGCCGCGCGGGCACCTGAGACGAGGGCCCCCTGGATGGATCCGCTCTCCCGGTGGTCTCCCGCCACGGTGGTGCGCTCCCCCACCCAGGCGGGCCCGCGGTCGGTCAAGGGCGGCGGCTGGGAGGGAAGGGTGTGTGGAACGACGTGGTGGGCGAGGACGTCCCAGTCCCTGGTCGACGTCCGGTAGAGGCGCTCGAGGTCGCGGC
Proteins encoded in this window:
- a CDS encoding cryptochrome/photolyase family protein translates to MSSGPSLRLVLPHQLFDVHLEAPDDTVFVLIEHDLLFRQYRFHAQKLVLHRASMDRFALRLRQRGFDVEHLRSEADRGSNRQLADLVRKLDPALVTWFDVVDDWLERDLLAALAEGGYRMQRSDVMETPNFLTDREDIDDWFARNDARMQNFYVWQRKRLDVLLDHGKPVGGKWSFDADNRKKLPKGYRPPTVERFADHPVFRESGTLDIGGSDREVADEVSAAITWVAAEFPDNPGDPHLFAWPTTADEAREHLREFVRERLDDFGPYEDAISATHPFINHGLLTGPLNIGLLDPREILDAVLEGAHEDTPLASLEGFVRQIIGWREYMRATYRTQGRRMRTSNVLGHERTLDPGWWDATTGLAPVDLVVSRVLDTGYAHHIERLMVLGNAMCLLRIHPDAVYEWFMELFIDAYDWVMVPNVYAMSQFAAGDRITTKPYVSGSNYLRKMSDLPTGGWVPDWDALYWAFIEDHRPVFASNPRSTMVVSLLDRMDAEKRDEHRRRADVLLGRS